The Rhodocytophaga rosea genome has a segment encoding these proteins:
- a CDS encoding DUF4242 domain-containing protein, translating to MKKFVIERNLPGAGNLSPEELQAISQTSCEVVNGLGKPYHWVQSFVTDDKIYCVHIAESEEVVREHARLGQFPINSVNEVKAIIDPVTGNK from the coding sequence ATGAAAAAATTTGTTATTGAAAGAAACCTGCCGGGTGCAGGCAATCTTTCCCCAGAAGAATTACAGGCTATTTCTCAGACTTCCTGCGAAGTGGTAAATGGCTTAGGAAAACCGTATCACTGGGTTCAATCTTTTGTTACCGACGACAAGATCTATTGCGTGCATATTGCAGAAAGTGAAGAAGTTGTCAGGGAACATGCCAGGCTTGGTCAATTCCCGATCAATTCTGTAAATGAAGTGAAAGCTATTATTGATCCTGTTACGGGTAATAAATAG
- a CDS encoding DUF4242 domain-containing protein has protein sequence MKTFVKVLFTASIYSIISFHLFAQSGQASISSQSFEGNRHLYIDVHQLQPGKVKFEGVAEAHAKDLAVQSKYGVQFLKYWVDEQKGLVYCLSSASDSASIRKTHAEAHGLLPAYTYQVTDGPEAIIHGKGEFYLDVYELGAGKVTAKDVAAAHEKDLAVQQKYGVNFINYWVDENSGTVMCLSEAKNSTSVIHTHKEAHGLVPAYVLKVKQGE, from the coding sequence ATGAAAACGTTCGTAAAAGTGCTTTTCACCGCAAGCATCTACAGTATTATTTCCTTTCACTTGTTTGCCCAATCCGGTCAGGCAAGTATTTCTTCCCAATCCTTTGAAGGTAACAGGCATCTGTATATCGATGTTCACCAGTTACAACCTGGCAAAGTAAAATTTGAGGGCGTTGCCGAAGCACATGCCAAAGATCTGGCCGTTCAAAGCAAATACGGTGTACAATTCTTAAAATACTGGGTAGATGAACAAAAAGGCCTCGTTTACTGCCTGTCATCCGCCAGCGATAGTGCCTCTATCCGTAAAACGCATGCTGAAGCACATGGCTTGTTGCCAGCTTATACTTACCAGGTAACTGATGGTCCGGAGGCAATTATCCATGGAAAGGGTGAATTTTACCTGGATGTATATGAGTTAGGCGCAGGGAAAGTTACGGCAAAGGATGTAGCTGCGGCACACGAAAAAGATTTAGCTGTTCAGCAAAAGTATGGCGTGAACTTTATTAATTACTGGGTCGATGAAAACAGTGGAACCGTAATGTGCCTGTCTGAGGCAAAAAACTCTACTTCGGTGATCCATACCCATAAAGAAGCCCATGGATTAGTACCAGCTTATGTATTAAAAGTAAAACAGGGCGAATAA
- a CDS encoding helix-turn-helix transcriptional regulator: protein MQLIEREIFLDSLQTIYEQISSEGHCVFVTGEAGLGKTSLVKVFCKQQEDEQVYWGACDALFTPRPLAPLYDILGQMRHDLWPAMHTIEERATLFSRFFHELSDSNQKTIIVFEDIHWADEATLDFIKFLARRISRLKCLFILTYRDDEISSQHPLRNILGQLPPDTFTRLQLTPLSRQVVEKMVGNRKYSGEELYTLSGGNPFYVTEILATYNQVLPDNIRDSILASYNRKEEKTRQAIELLSVIPNSFEVKYLERLEPLYASALDQCLELKVLIIKEGYISFKHELFRRTIETSLSPLKRVALHKKILHLLRESFEQNQEIERIVHHAKNANEYALVVQYAPPAARQAAALGAHIEAAKLYLSAIEYYQGNDRALLVQFYEAYAYECYLTNQIKEAIIYTGKALQLWKEKKENEKTGNCLRFLSRLWWFDGNGKQARSFASQAVEILEDQPPSRAKAMAFSNMSQLKLQSDLSDECLLWGEKAIAIARELDDQETVANALNSMGSTLMLDPSSRPKGVALLRRSMEIALQHSYHEHVARAYIEMGSNAIVIKDYAFATKELDEGIIYCEERDLDAMKLYMLGWKARLHLETGFWKEAYNNATDLLKNETLVPVIKIGALTVAGIIKTRRGDPDALPLLLEAKTMAFETMELQRMIPALYALLEYEWLTGKTYIEPEALNQALRMFREVSKVSKRSKFYYWLRKARKHDPFLTEIGENDEITPVPMALEEAAFWQQLGCPYEQALALFDGDESDKKQAIASMQELGASAVYEKMKQEMRAEGIKSIPRGIRKSTQTNPRFLTSRELEILQLLKGGKQNKEIADILFISAKTVDHHISAILSKLDVNTRAKAVHEALRLEIIK from the coding sequence ATGCAGCTAATTGAGCGGGAAATCTTTCTTGATAGTTTGCAAACCATATATGAGCAAATTTCTTCGGAGGGACATTGTGTATTTGTGACCGGAGAAGCCGGATTAGGTAAAACTTCTCTGGTAAAAGTGTTTTGTAAGCAGCAGGAAGATGAACAGGTATATTGGGGTGCCTGCGATGCCTTATTTACCCCACGCCCGCTGGCTCCGCTCTATGATATTTTAGGGCAAATGAGGCATGACCTCTGGCCTGCGATGCATACCATTGAAGAAAGGGCCACACTGTTCAGCAGGTTTTTCCATGAATTAAGCGATTCAAATCAAAAAACCATCATTGTATTTGAAGACATACACTGGGCGGATGAAGCAACCCTGGATTTTATAAAATTTCTGGCAAGGCGCATTAGCAGGTTAAAATGCCTGTTTATTCTTACCTACCGCGATGATGAAATATCCTCACAACATCCCTTACGGAATATACTGGGCCAGTTGCCGCCTGATACATTTACCCGCTTACAGTTAACACCATTATCGAGGCAGGTGGTTGAAAAAATGGTTGGCAACAGAAAATACAGTGGCGAAGAGTTATATACGCTTTCCGGTGGAAATCCTTTTTATGTAACTGAAATTCTGGCCACTTATAATCAGGTATTGCCAGATAATATCAGGGATTCCATATTAGCTTCGTATAATCGCAAGGAGGAAAAAACCAGGCAGGCTATAGAGTTACTTTCAGTCATCCCCAACAGCTTCGAAGTAAAATATCTTGAAAGACTGGAACCTTTATATGCTTCTGCCTTGGATCAGTGTCTGGAACTAAAAGTGCTTATCATTAAAGAAGGCTATATTTCTTTTAAACACGAATTATTCCGGAGAACCATCGAAACTTCTTTATCACCTTTAAAAAGGGTAGCCTTACATAAAAAGATATTGCATCTGCTGCGGGAAAGTTTTGAACAAAACCAGGAAATTGAACGCATTGTACACCATGCCAAAAATGCAAATGAATATGCCCTGGTTGTTCAATATGCTCCTCCTGCCGCCAGGCAAGCGGCGGCACTGGGTGCCCACATCGAAGCAGCTAAATTGTATCTGTCAGCCATTGAATATTACCAGGGGAATGATAGGGCTTTGCTGGTTCAATTCTATGAAGCCTATGCCTATGAATGTTATCTCACTAACCAGATTAAAGAAGCCATCATCTACACAGGAAAAGCCTTACAGCTTTGGAAGGAGAAAAAAGAAAACGAGAAAACAGGCAATTGCCTCCGGTTTCTCTCCCGGCTATGGTGGTTTGATGGAAACGGAAAACAGGCTAGAAGTTTTGCCAGCCAGGCGGTTGAAATCCTGGAAGACCAACCCCCATCAAGGGCAAAGGCTATGGCCTTTAGCAATATGTCGCAGTTAAAATTGCAGTCAGATCTATCGGATGAATGCCTGCTCTGGGGAGAAAAAGCAATTGCGATTGCCAGGGAACTGGACGATCAGGAAACGGTAGCAAATGCCTTGAACAGTATGGGTTCAACCCTTATGCTCGATCCATCTTCCAGGCCAAAAGGGGTAGCGTTGCTGCGGCGAAGCATGGAAATTGCCCTTCAACATTCCTACCACGAACATGTCGCCCGCGCCTACATTGAAATGGGCAGTAATGCGATTGTGATAAAAGACTATGCCTTTGCGACAAAAGAACTGGACGAGGGTATCATTTATTGTGAAGAAAGAGACCTGGATGCCATGAAGTTGTATATGCTCGGCTGGAAAGCCAGGCTACACCTCGAAACCGGTTTCTGGAAGGAAGCCTATAACAACGCAACTGACCTGCTAAAAAATGAAACCCTGGTACCGGTGATAAAAATTGGTGCCCTTACCGTTGCTGGAATTATCAAGACAAGAAGAGGAGATCCGGATGCACTTCCTTTATTACTCGAGGCAAAAACTATGGCTTTTGAAACCATGGAATTGCAAAGAATGATACCAGCCTTATATGCTTTACTGGAATATGAATGGCTGACCGGAAAGACTTATATTGAACCAGAGGCGCTTAACCAGGCCTTACGCATGTTCCGGGAGGTGAGTAAAGTTTCCAAAAGAAGTAAGTTTTACTACTGGTTACGGAAAGCAAGGAAACACGATCCCTTTCTTACTGAAATAGGAGAAAATGATGAAATAACTCCTGTACCAATGGCGTTGGAAGAGGCAGCATTCTGGCAGCAGTTAGGTTGCCCGTATGAGCAGGCGCTCGCGCTGTTTGATGGAGATGAGTCTGACAAGAAACAAGCAATTGCCAGTATGCAGGAACTGGGAGCAAGTGCCGTTTACGAAAAAATGAAGCAGGAAATGCGTGCAGAAGGGATTAAAAGCATCCCAAGAGGAATTAGAAAATCTACCCAGACCAATCCTAGATTTTTAACAAGCAGGGAGTTAGAAATATTGCAGTTATTAAAAGGTGGCAAACAGAATAAAGAAATCGCCGATATCCTTTTTATTTCCGCCAAAACGGTGGACCACCACATCTCTGCCATCCTTTCTAAACTTGATGTAAATACACGGGCAAAAGCTGTGCATGAAGCCCTTCGGCTGGAGATTATAAAATAG
- a CDS encoding NADPH-dependent FMN reductase — MKDKKNIFAIIGSASKYSANQKLVDVFAKLTENDFNLTIYSDLKSLPHFDPEHSSDNPPPQIIAFREAVAQADGILICTPEYVFSIPSGLKNAIEWCVATTVFYEKPIGLITASADGQKGHEELQLIMRTVMTQFTDETTLLIRGIKGKINQNGEITDHKTREDLLKFSEAYKNLIKTASYSPLPGV, encoded by the coding sequence ATTATTGGAAGTGCCAGTAAATATTCGGCTAATCAGAAACTGGTGGATGTGTTTGCCAAGCTAACGGAAAATGACTTTAATTTGACCATCTATTCCGATTTAAAAAGCCTTCCGCATTTCGACCCTGAACATTCATCAGATAATCCGCCACCGCAAATTATAGCCTTTCGGGAAGCAGTAGCTCAGGCAGATGGCATTTTAATTTGTACACCAGAATATGTGTTTAGCATTCCAAGCGGACTCAAAAATGCCATTGAATGGTGTGTAGCTACTACGGTATTCTATGAAAAACCCATCGGGCTCATTACGGCATCAGCCGACGGGCAGAAAGGACATGAAGAACTACAATTAATCATGCGGACAGTAATGACCCAGTTTACCGACGAAACTACTTTACTGATCCGGGGAATAAAAGGCAAGATAAACCAGAATGGCGAAATTACGGATCATAAAACCAGGGAGGATCTACTCAAATTTAGTGAGGCCTATAAGAACCTTATTAAAACGGCCAGTTACTCTCCTTTACCAGGTGTTTAA